Proteins from a single region of Ziziphus jujuba cultivar Dongzao chromosome 1, ASM3175591v1:
- the LOC112489319 gene encoding probable polygalacturonase At1g80170 isoform X1: MCRFPFSLIIGLVSAIFACSINNANPDAICFNVLDYGAAGDGTTDDSQAFLMAWNEACSSETENPTLIIPRLTFLVSPVVFRGPCKAKNINFLILGMILAPDSPQTWKGLDQSQWLAFHGVSGLNVGGSGWINGQGKGWWDQSCRYHPHMKECTSLAPTAVKFLSCKRSSLSDIHFVNSAQTHVLIMRCDGMEINHLIIQAPETSPNTDGIHIQASYNVVINDIIVSTGDDCISIGDHTSNIYIFNVGCGPGHGISIGSLGRSGNIVQVENIYVSRVYLKGTTNGARIKTWQVGKGHVRGVTFENLYFDSVKNPIIIDQNYCNIRGACKEQKTGVQISDVLFENIYGTSSTDVAINLNCSRSVACTGILMKSIYLTSDKIGHKLTSYCTNAYGYSLGMIQPLPCLQI, encoded by the exons ATG TGTCGctttcctttttcactcattATTGGGTTAGTTTCTGCCATTTTTGCTTGCTCCATTAATAATGCAAATCCAGATGCTATCTGTTTTAACGTCTTGGATTATGGAGCTGCCGGTGATGGAACCACAGATGATTCTCAa GCATTCTTGATGGCATGGAATGAAGCATGTAGCTCAGAAACTGAAAATCCTACTTTAATTATTCCAAGACTGACTTTTTTAGTAAGTCCAGTTGTTTTTAGAGGTCCATGCAAGGCTAAGAACATCAACTTTCTG ATATTAGGGATGATTTTGGCCCCAGACTCACCTCAAACGTGGAAAGGTCTGGACCAGAGTCAATGGTTGGCTTTTCATGGTGTGAGTGGGCTCAATGTTGGTGGCTCTGGATGGATCAACGGACAGGGAAAAGGTTGGTGGGATCAGTCATGCAGATATCATCCTCACATG AAGGAATGCACTTCATTGGCCCCAACA GCAGTGAAGTTTCTGTCATGCAAGAGAAGCAGCTTGAGTGACATTCATTTTGTAAACAGCGCTCAAACCCATGTATTAATAATGCGGTGTGATGGGATGGAAATTAATCATTTGATTATCCAAGCTCCTGAAACTAGCCCCAACACTGATGGAATTCATATCCAAGCCTCCTACAATGTGGTTATCAACGACATTATAGTAAGCACTG GGGACGATTGTATTTCCATTGGAGACCATACTTCTAATATATACATCTTCAATGTTGGATGTGGACCTGGTCATGGGATAAG CATAGGAAGCCTAGGGAGGAGCGGAAATATTGTGCAGGTAGAGAACATTTATGTGAGCAGGGTTTACCTGAAGGGAACTACCAATGGAGCTCGGATCAAGACATGGCAG GTTGGGAAGGGTCATGTTCGAGGGGTGACATTTGAGAATCTATATTTTGATTCTGTGAAAAACCCAATAATAATTGATCAAAACTACTGCAACATCAGGGGTGCCTGCAAGGAACAG AAAACTGGAGTTCAAATAAGTGATGTGTTGTTCGAAAATATTTATGGGACTTCAAGCACTGATGTGGCTATCAATCTGAATTGCAGTAGATCAGTTGCCTGCACTGGAATTTTAATGAAATCAATATACCTTACTTCTGACAAAATTGGACATAAACTCACTTCATACTGCACTAATGCATACGGCTATAGCCTTGGAATGATTCAGCCTCTGCCTTGTCttcaaatttga
- the LOC112489319 gene encoding probable polygalacturonase At1g80170 isoform X2 yields MAWNEACSSETENPTLIIPRLTFLVSPVVFRGPCKAKNINFLILGMILAPDSPQTWKGLDQSQWLAFHGVSGLNVGGSGWINGQGKGWWDQSCRYHPHMKECTSLAPTAVKFLSCKRSSLSDIHFVNSAQTHVLIMRCDGMEINHLIIQAPETSPNTDGIHIQASYNVVINDIIVSTGDDCISIGDHTSNIYIFNVGCGPGHGISIGSLGRSGNIVQVENIYVSRVYLKGTTNGARIKTWQVGKGHVRGVTFENLYFDSVKNPIIIDQNYCNIRGACKEQKTGVQISDVLFENIYGTSSTDVAINLNCSRSVACTGILMKSIYLTSDKIGHKLTSYCTNAYGYSLGMIQPLPCLQI; encoded by the exons ATGGCATGGAATGAAGCATGTAGCTCAGAAACTGAAAATCCTACTTTAATTATTCCAAGACTGACTTTTTTAGTAAGTCCAGTTGTTTTTAGAGGTCCATGCAAGGCTAAGAACATCAACTTTCTG ATATTAGGGATGATTTTGGCCCCAGACTCACCTCAAACGTGGAAAGGTCTGGACCAGAGTCAATGGTTGGCTTTTCATGGTGTGAGTGGGCTCAATGTTGGTGGCTCTGGATGGATCAACGGACAGGGAAAAGGTTGGTGGGATCAGTCATGCAGATATCATCCTCACATG AAGGAATGCACTTCATTGGCCCCAACA GCAGTGAAGTTTCTGTCATGCAAGAGAAGCAGCTTGAGTGACATTCATTTTGTAAACAGCGCTCAAACCCATGTATTAATAATGCGGTGTGATGGGATGGAAATTAATCATTTGATTATCCAAGCTCCTGAAACTAGCCCCAACACTGATGGAATTCATATCCAAGCCTCCTACAATGTGGTTATCAACGACATTATAGTAAGCACTG GGGACGATTGTATTTCCATTGGAGACCATACTTCTAATATATACATCTTCAATGTTGGATGTGGACCTGGTCATGGGATAAG CATAGGAAGCCTAGGGAGGAGCGGAAATATTGTGCAGGTAGAGAACATTTATGTGAGCAGGGTTTACCTGAAGGGAACTACCAATGGAGCTCGGATCAAGACATGGCAG GTTGGGAAGGGTCATGTTCGAGGGGTGACATTTGAGAATCTATATTTTGATTCTGTGAAAAACCCAATAATAATTGATCAAAACTACTGCAACATCAGGGGTGCCTGCAAGGAACAG AAAACTGGAGTTCAAATAAGTGATGTGTTGTTCGAAAATATTTATGGGACTTCAAGCACTGATGTGGCTATCAATCTGAATTGCAGTAGATCAGTTGCCTGCACTGGAATTTTAATGAAATCAATATACCTTACTTCTGACAAAATTGGACATAAACTCACTTCATACTGCACTAATGCATACGGCTATAGCCTTGGAATGATTCAGCCTCTGCCTTGTCttcaaatttga